DNA from Fusobacterium sp.:
AGTAAAATATAATCTAGGAGAAAAATATGGGGAAAAGTTTTAGTAATTTAATGGTAGTATTTCTAATAATATTTTCATTAAATAAAATAGTTTTAAAAGGAAATGAAATAAAAAATATAGAATTAAATACTCCAATAATATTAAAAATCAATAAGCAAAAGATTTTGATAGACACATTTTCATTAAATAAGGTTTATAATATAAATGAATTAAATTCAGAAGTTCCTATAGAGTTTGAAATTGAATATGTTCCTGAAGAAATAGAAATAAAAATTTTAGGAAATATTTTGAAAGATAAAGCTAAAATAAAAATAAAGAAAATTGCAAGAGAAATAAAAATACCAATAGAAATATTGAATAAAAGGAATAATTTAAAATCAATTTGTCATATAAATACTCTTCATGAAAAGTTTCCAAAGTATACTGTGACAGGAGAAAGTCAATATCCTGGAGATTATTATGGAGATTTTATCTCTGATAATAATAATATAGGAAAAAAAGATTCAATGTTTATTTATAAAATGAATTCTAAGGGAGAAATTTTATATTATAAAAAGCATACTTCAACAATATCAGACTTTAAAAAAACAAAATTGAAGAATAATCAAATAAGATATAGTTATTTTTTACAAGATGAAAATGCTTATTCTTATGAAGGAGTAGGTTATGGTCCAACAAAGCTGATAATAATGGATGAAAATTATGATATTATTGATGAAATAACTTCAAAACAATTTAAAGAAATACCAGAAAACTTTCCTTTGGAAAGCCATGATAGTCTAATTATAGATGATGATCATTATATCACAGCTGCATATTTTGGCAAAATAGTAAATAATGTTGATAAAGATCTTATTGAGAATCATAATGGTTCTAGAGTAATAGCTTCTATTTTACAAGAAGTAAAAGATGGAAAAGTGATATGGCAATGGGATAGTACAGAACATCCAGAATTATATAAATTAAGTGTAGAAGGGAATGATTTTAAAAATTCTACAAGTAAATGGGCAGATTATATTCACTTTAATTCAGTAACTATAGATCCTAAAGATGGAAATTTAATATGTTCTTTTAGAAATATAGATTCAATTTTAAAGATAGAACGAGGTACTGGTAAGATACTATGGATACTTGGTGGTAAAGGTGATCAGTTTGGATTAACCGAAGAACAAAAATTTTCAAGGCAACACTATGCAAGAGTTATTAAAGATGGAAGTATAACACTTTTTGACAATGGAAATTTAAAAGAAAAATCAAGAGTTTTAGAAATAAAAATAGATGAGAAAAATAAAAAAGTTTTAAATTATAAAGATTTTTATTTAAATGACTATTTTTCTCCTGCTTGTGGCTCAACTGATAAATTAGATGATAAAAAAGATGTTTTTATTATAGGATGGGGAATGGGAGATTTTAGTAAAAGAGAGAATATGACAGAAATAGATTTTTCTACAAATAAGAAGACATTTGAGTTAATTTTTCATGGAAATATGACAACTTACAGAATTACTAAAATAAAATAAATATATAATGAAGTGCACTTTGTAAGTTTGAAAGTGCACTTCATTAATTTATGTTTTATTTTATAATCTCATTATAAAGTGAAATATATTTTTTAGCAGATGTATTCCAGTTATTATCTCTAGCTTTAGCACTTTTTACAATTTTTTCCCATTTATCTTTATCTTTATAAATAGAAATTGCATATTCTAAAGTTTTATATAATTCATCACTGCTTATATTTTTAAAGCCAAATCCATCTCCTTCCTCAGTATATTCATTATAAGGAGTGACTGTATCTTTTAATCCCCCTGTTTCTCTCACGATAGGAACACAGCTATATCTCATAGCAATCATTTGAGAAAGACCACAAGGTTCAAAAATAGAAGGCATAAGGAACATATCTGCTCCACTATATATCTCCATAGATAAAGGCTGATTAAATCCAATATATGAACAGACTCTTCCAGGATACTGTCTTTCTTTCCATTTAAAGAAATCTTCATATTTAGGTTCTCCATTTCCAAGAAGGACAAATTGAATTCCTAATTTCATTAATCTGTCAAAGCTGTCTATAATTAAATCAATTCCTTTTTGCCTGTCTAATCTTGTAATAATAGAAACTAAAGGAGTACTAGGGTCCTGATTAAGACCAAGTCTTTCTTGAAGCTCAGATTTGAGTCTTTTCTTTCCTTTTCTAGGAAGTTTATATACAGTTCCATCTATTCCATTAACTATACCTTTTAATTTATAATCAAATTTTCTAAATAATCCATCTAGTCCTTCACCAAGCTCAGGAGTTTTTATTTCTTCAGCATATGAATCACTTACAGTCGTGATATAGTCAGAATATACAACTCCTCCTTTTAAGAAAGATATCATATCATAATATTTAATTCCATCTTCAACAAAGTATCTTCCTCTATCTATTTCTAAAGTTTTTTCTATTACATCATTATAGAAGAAACCTTGAAATCTTAAATTGTGAATAGTGAAAATAGTTCTTATATCATTCATTCCTCTTTCTTTAAGGTAGATAGGAACTAGTCCAGTATGCCAGTCATTACAATGAATTATATCTGGTTCAAATCCTGTGATATAGAAAGTTTCTATAATAGCTTTTGCAAAGAATGCAAATCTTTCACAGTCATCAACTTCTCCATAGACTCTATTTCTGTTAAAATATCTTTCATTATCGACAAAATAATAAGTAATGCCATCAAGTTCACAATAATCTATTCCTACATATTCATTATGATGAGCCACCCATATCTGTTTATCTCCTAAGTGCTCCATTATTTCCTTGTATTTATCAGGAATAGCACTATATTTAGGTAATATTACTCTTATATCTACTTTTTCTTTTTTTAATGCTTTTGGCAATGAGTAAGCTACATCACCAAGTCCTCCTGTTTTGACAAAAGGCCAAGCCTCTCCTGCTGCAAAAAGTACTTTCATCTTCATCACTCCTTTTTATAAAGAACTATTCTCTACCCTTTCCTTTTAGATATTCTAAAAGATCTCTGTAGTGTTCTTTATCCCATTTGATGCTCTTTTCAATAACTAGAGGGTAATTTCTAGAAGCACTTAGTCTTTCATTACATTTGATCACATTATTTTTATCTACAATGATATTTTTTAATACAGCTCCAGATTTAACAACACAGTCCTGTAAAAGAATACAATTCTCAACTATAGCTCCCTCTTCAACTGTAGCTCCTCTTGCTAGGATAGAATTCTTAATTTTTCCACCTAAAATACAGCCATTAGCTATAACTGAATTTACTACTTCAGCTTTTTCTTTAAACATTGATGGAGGGGTATCCTTTGTTTTAGTATATACTTTTCTTCCATCTTTATTAAATATATCATCTCTAGTTTCTTTGTTTAAAAGATCCATATTAAAATCAAAATACTCTTTTGTTGAATTTATGCAGGCTAAATATCCTTTAAATTCATATCCATTTATACTTAATCTTCCTATATTTCTAGAAATAAGATCTTTAACTGTATAATAAGCTCCATCTTGAATTCCATCACATATTAATTTTATTAGAAGTTCTTTTTTTATAATAAAAACTTCCATAGAAATATTTTCATCTTTTTTAAAGAAAAGATTTTGTCCTATTCCTAATATTTTTCCATTTTCCTCAACTTTTACACTATCACAATTATCAAATCTTTCATTTGCATTATCTACTTTTTTATATACTAGAGTAACATCTTTTCCACTTTCTTCATGTTTTCTTACGACATCAGTAATATCAATATTACATACCATATGAGAACTTAGTACAACTACATTTTGTTGTTTACTGCGGAAGAAGTACTCCATATTTTTTTTAACTCTTTTTATATTAGTTGAATAAGTTGAATCAGCCATTTGTTTGAAAATAAATATACCATCTTTTTTTCTATCTAAATCCCATTCTGTACCTCTTCCAATATGGTCAGTAAGTGAATTCATATCATCATTTCCACCAAAAATGCCAACATTTCTTATTCCAGCATTAACCAAATTTGATAAAGCAAAATCTATTATTCTATAAGTTCCACCTACTGGAACAGATGCCAGAGGTCTCATTTTAGTAAGAGATCTGATATTATCTAGAGATTCGGCTAAAAAGATTATAGCCATATAATTATTTAGCATAAAGTCCTCCCTTATAAGCTTATTTTATAACTTCACTTTTTATTATTCTTCCATGACCAATAACAGCAATTTCAGTATCATCTCCAATAACTGTATTCTTTTTAATAACTACTTCATCAGCTATGATTGCTTTGTTTATGATGACATTTTCTTCAATAACTGTATCTTGCATTATTACAGAATTGATGACCTTACTATTTTTTCCAATTTTTACACCAGGGAAAATAACAGAATTCT
Protein-coding regions in this window:
- the glgD gene encoding glucose-1-phosphate adenylyltransferase subunit GlgD, whose amino-acid sequence is MLNNYMAIIFLAESLDNIRSLTKMRPLASVPVGGTYRIIDFALSNLVNAGIRNVGIFGGNDDMNSLTDHIGRGTEWDLDRKKDGIFIFKQMADSTYSTNIKRVKKNMEYFFRSKQQNVVVLSSHMVCNIDITDVVRKHEESGKDVTLVYKKVDNANERFDNCDSVKVEENGKILGIGQNLFFKKDENISMEVFIIKKELLIKLICDGIQDGAYYTVKDLISRNIGRLSINGYEFKGYLACINSTKEYFDFNMDLLNKETRDDIFNKDGRKVYTKTKDTPPSMFKEKAEVVNSVIANGCILGGKIKNSILARGATVEEGAIVENCILLQDCVVKSGAVLKNIIVDKNNVIKCNERLSASRNYPLVIEKSIKWDKEHYRDLLEYLKGKGRE
- a CDS encoding aryl-sulfate sulfotransferase, translated to MGKSFSNLMVVFLIIFSLNKIVLKGNEIKNIELNTPIILKINKQKILIDTFSLNKVYNINELNSEVPIEFEIEYVPEEIEIKILGNILKDKAKIKIKKIAREIKIPIEILNKRNNLKSICHINTLHEKFPKYTVTGESQYPGDYYGDFISDNNNIGKKDSMFIYKMNSKGEILYYKKHTSTISDFKKTKLKNNQIRYSYFLQDENAYSYEGVGYGPTKLIIMDENYDIIDEITSKQFKEIPENFPLESHDSLIIDDDHYITAAYFGKIVNNVDKDLIENHNGSRVIASILQEVKDGKVIWQWDSTEHPELYKLSVEGNDFKNSTSKWADYIHFNSVTIDPKDGNLICSFRNIDSILKIERGTGKILWILGGKGDQFGLTEEQKFSRQHYARVIKDGSITLFDNGNLKEKSRVLEIKIDEKNKKVLNYKDFYLNDYFSPACGSTDKLDDKKDVFIIGWGMGDFSKRENMTEIDFSTNKKTFELIFHGNMTTYRITKIK
- a CDS encoding glycogen/starch synthase translates to MKVLFAAGEAWPFVKTGGLGDVAYSLPKALKKEKVDIRVILPKYSAIPDKYKEIMEHLGDKQIWVAHHNEYVGIDYCELDGITYYFVDNERYFNRNRVYGEVDDCERFAFFAKAIIETFYITGFEPDIIHCNDWHTGLVPIYLKERGMNDIRTIFTIHNLRFQGFFYNDVIEKTLEIDRGRYFVEDGIKYYDMISFLKGGVVYSDYITTVSDSYAEEIKTPELGEGLDGLFRKFDYKLKGIVNGIDGTVYKLPRKGKKRLKSELQERLGLNQDPSTPLVSIITRLDRQKGIDLIIDSFDRLMKLGIQFVLLGNGEPKYEDFFKWKERQYPGRVCSYIGFNQPLSMEIYSGADMFLMPSIFEPCGLSQMIAMRYSCVPIVRETGGLKDTVTPYNEYTEEGDGFGFKNISSDELYKTLEYAISIYKDKDKWEKIVKSAKARDNNWNTSAKKYISLYNEIIK